One window of the Runella slithyformis DSM 19594 genome contains the following:
- a CDS encoding SusC/RagA family TonB-linked outer membrane protein, with product MKRKFILPKSKFRALSSLFALILLFTSTLFAQQSITGKVSAGDGEVLVGVNVSVKGTTRGTTTDANGTYRIDAASNSTLVFSYIGYLTKEVPVGNQSTINVSLAVNDKTLNEIVVVGYGSQVKKEVTGAVQTISAKEIKDLPVSQIAQKLQGQVAGVQINQTTGRPGQGMNVRIRGQLSVSGGSDPLYVVDGFPITGNIGALNPDEIEEISILKDAASTALYGSRAANGVVLITTKRGKSGQTNVSFNVFTGTQVVPKKGRFEMMDAVEFAQFKKEYYEDAKQPVPAEFQNPSIYEGKNNDWYDAVLRRAPLQSYNLTVTSNKDRVSTSLVAGVFNQEGVVINTKYQRYSLRLNSEYKVSDKVTLGLNIAPQYVFDNTPRTDGDRGTGILFNAIHTWPVMPIRDDKGDLTLFNRFPASTGNIFAYPNWVRAANELTNETKQTNILTNAYISYSPIKGLTLKSTFNVEMLNQKFFFFNPSTATSAINTAVPVTAVSIREATDNLGWLNENLATYVKSFNNHNFELLAGYTNQSFRSESSRIQADTYSDDRLPTIQGAINIARGGTNSNVQEWALTSLLSRLAYNYKGKYLFTASIRRDGSSRFGLNNRWGTFPSVSAGWVVSDEDFMKNFSKVSFAKLRASLGVTGNNNIGNYTQYALINNTVNAVFGNNVAPGAAVTSLANPNLGWETTRQLDIGFDLGFLNDRFQFTYDYYTKNTTNLLFAVQIPQESGFTNFNDNIGEIKFWGHEFSLNTRIVDRGKLKWSVNSNISFNRNKVIALADGIDRVYGLHHITQVGRPFGQFYGHLANGVYMNAEDLRNSPVVPGRSFIGTIKLVDVNGDGVITNGGDRDDRTILGNPFPKFTYGITTNLNYGNFDFSVIGSGSQGNQLWVRHLYSTANLDGVFNLHREVKYRFRSEANPGKGFYGTTVGGGTATGIERDWQNSRFVADASFFTIKNITLGYTINKRNKLFRSARVYASIQQALVFTKYWGGSNPETSAQQNGQGDGGNLSPGVDLFNYPVPRTSTIGVNFNF from the coding sequence ATGAAAAGAAAATTTATTCTTCCTAAGAGTAAATTCAGAGCACTTTCTTCCCTCTTTGCCCTGATTTTACTTTTTACCTCTACTTTGTTTGCACAGCAATCTATTACCGGAAAAGTTTCAGCCGGTGACGGTGAAGTTCTGGTTGGTGTAAACGTAAGCGTTAAAGGAACCACCAGGGGTACCACAACAGATGCTAACGGTACGTACAGAATCGACGCGGCAAGCAATTCGACGCTGGTTTTCAGTTATATCGGTTATCTGACCAAAGAAGTGCCGGTCGGCAACCAATCGACAATCAACGTAAGCTTAGCCGTGAATGATAAAACCCTTAATGAGATCGTCGTCGTGGGTTATGGAAGTCAAGTGAAAAAAGAAGTAACGGGTGCCGTTCAGACCATTAGCGCGAAAGAAATCAAAGACCTTCCGGTATCGCAAATAGCCCAAAAGCTTCAGGGGCAAGTAGCCGGGGTACAAATTAACCAAACGACAGGTCGGCCCGGTCAGGGGATGAACGTCCGTATCAGAGGGCAACTTTCGGTATCGGGTGGCAGCGACCCGCTTTACGTTGTGGACGGTTTTCCCATTACGGGAAATATCGGTGCTCTCAACCCCGATGAAATTGAAGAAATATCCATTCTGAAAGATGCCGCTTCCACTGCGCTGTATGGTTCGCGGGCGGCCAACGGAGTAGTACTGATTACCACGAAAAGAGGGAAGTCAGGTCAAACAAACGTAAGCTTCAACGTATTTACGGGTACGCAGGTAGTGCCCAAGAAAGGACGTTTCGAGATGATGGATGCGGTTGAGTTTGCTCAGTTTAAAAAAGAATACTACGAAGATGCCAAACAGCCCGTTCCTGCGGAATTTCAAAACCCATCTATTTATGAAGGTAAAAACAATGACTGGTACGATGCCGTGCTTCGTCGTGCTCCCCTGCAAAGCTACAACCTGACCGTGACTTCCAATAAAGATCGGGTGAGCACTTCATTGGTCGCAGGGGTATTCAACCAGGAAGGTGTTGTCATCAATACTAAGTATCAGCGTTACTCACTTCGTTTGAACAGCGAATATAAGGTCTCTGACAAAGTAACCCTTGGATTAAACATTGCTCCTCAGTATGTATTTGACAATACACCGCGTACTGACGGTGACCGTGGTACGGGTATTTTGTTTAATGCTATCCACACGTGGCCGGTGATGCCTATTCGTGACGACAAAGGCGATCTTACGCTTTTCAACCGTTTCCCGGCAAGCACGGGAAATATCTTTGCTTACCCTAACTGGGTTCGTGCGGCCAATGAGCTGACCAATGAAACAAAGCAAACCAACATTCTCACAAACGCGTACATTTCCTACAGCCCTATCAAGGGTTTGACTTTGAAGTCAACGTTCAACGTCGAAATGCTGAATCAAAAGTTCTTCTTCTTTAACCCTTCTACGGCGACCAGCGCCATCAATACGGCGGTGCCGGTTACGGCGGTTTCGATACGGGAAGCCACAGATAATTTGGGCTGGTTAAATGAGAACTTGGCTACGTATGTCAAATCATTCAACAATCACAATTTTGAACTATTGGCAGGTTATACCAACCAAAGCTTCCGGAGCGAATCAAGCCGTATCCAAGCGGATACGTACTCTGACGACCGCCTGCCGACAATTCAGGGAGCTATTAACATCGCTCGTGGAGGAACCAACAGCAACGTGCAGGAATGGGCATTGACTTCATTGCTTTCCCGTTTGGCCTACAACTACAAAGGCAAATATCTTTTCACTGCCTCTATTCGTCGCGACGGCTCTTCTCGCTTCGGTTTAAACAATCGTTGGGGTACTTTTCCTTCAGTATCAGCGGGTTGGGTAGTATCGGATGAGGATTTTATGAAGAATTTCAGCAAAGTGTCTTTTGCGAAATTGAGAGCAAGTTTGGGGGTAACGGGTAACAACAATATCGGTAATTATACACAGTACGCCCTTATTAATAATACCGTAAATGCTGTTTTTGGAAACAACGTAGCGCCCGGCGCCGCTGTAACCTCTCTTGCCAACCCTAACCTTGGTTGGGAAACAACCCGTCAGCTGGATATTGGTTTTGACTTGGGTTTCCTCAATGACCGTTTTCAATTTACGTACGACTATTACACCAAAAATACCACTAACCTGTTATTTGCAGTACAAATTCCGCAGGAATCAGGCTTTACCAACTTCAATGACAATATCGGTGAAATCAAATTCTGGGGACATGAATTCTCACTCAACACCCGTATCGTTGACCGCGGTAAGTTGAAGTGGAGTGTAAACTCAAACATCTCGTTCAACCGCAACAAAGTGATTGCGCTGGCCGACGGTATTGACCGTGTGTATGGCCTTCACCACATTACTCAAGTTGGCAGGCCGTTTGGCCAATTCTATGGCCACCTTGCCAATGGGGTATATATGAACGCCGAAGACCTCAGAAACTCACCCGTTGTACCGGGTCGTTCATTTATCGGAACGATTAAACTCGTTGACGTAAACGGTGACGGTGTGATTACCAACGGAGGAGACAGAGACGACCGCACGATCTTGGGTAATCCATTTCCTAAATTTACGTACGGAATAACCACAAACTTAAACTATGGAAACTTTGATTTCAGCGTAATAGGTTCGGGTTCGCAGGGCAATCAATTGTGGGTACGTCACTTATACAGTACTGCCAACCTTGATGGGGTGTTCAACCTGCACAGAGAAGTAAAATATCGCTTCCGCTCAGAAGCCAATCCGGGTAAAGGATTCTACGGAACCACCGTGGGCGGCGGTACTGCAACGGGTATTGAGCGTGACTGGCAAAACAGCCGTTTCGTAGCCGATGCTTCGTTCTTTACCATCAAAAATATTACGCTGGGTTATACAATTAATAAGCGTAATAAGCTTTTCCGCTCGGCACGTGTGTATGCCTCTATTCAGCAGGCGTTGGTGTTTACCAAATACTGGGGCGGGTCTAACCCCGAAACCAGTGCTCAGCAAAATGGTCAAGGTGATGGAGGAAACCTCAGTCCGGGCGTTGACTTGTTTAATTATCCCGTACCGCGTACGTCAACCATTGGGGTAAACTTTAACTTCTAA
- a CDS encoding sugar ABC transporter substrate-binding protein: MKRIYLGLIALTMLAGCSQTSEKEEGGAKKPVIGVTMLSMQNEFIVNVSDEMTKKAEELGVELITVDAERSALKQIEQVESFIAQKVDAIVMNPCEVEASSPAVAKALAAKIPIINVNSETSAKPSAFVGSDDVESGRIAMKFIAEKLGAKGNVVMMHGYMGQAAQIKREQGAREVLKQYPGLKLIAHQTGEWDRAKSMSLMENWIQSYGKDINAVFAQNDEMGMGAVNALTAAGMKEKVIVVSIDAIPDALQAVKKGTLDATVFQNAQQQGAQAIETAVKLIKGQAADKEVFIPFQLVTKENVSKFLK; encoded by the coding sequence ATGAAAAGAATATACCTTGGATTGATTGCGTTGACAATGCTGGCGGGATGCAGCCAAACGAGTGAGAAAGAGGAGGGGGGAGCAAAGAAACCGGTCATTGGCGTCACGATGCTGAGCATGCAGAATGAGTTTATCGTCAATGTCAGCGACGAAATGACGAAAAAAGCCGAAGAACTGGGCGTAGAGTTGATAACGGTCGATGCGGAGCGTTCGGCCTTAAAACAGATCGAGCAGGTGGAAAGCTTTATTGCCCAAAAAGTCGACGCCATCGTAATGAATCCCTGCGAAGTGGAAGCCAGCTCACCGGCGGTAGCCAAAGCGCTGGCTGCCAAGATTCCCATTATCAATGTAAACTCCGAAACTTCCGCTAAACCTTCGGCTTTTGTGGGTTCCGACGATGTCGAATCAGGGCGTATTGCCATGAAATTCATCGCCGAAAAGTTGGGAGCCAAAGGCAATGTGGTCATGATGCATGGCTACATGGGGCAGGCGGCGCAGATCAAACGGGAGCAGGGAGCGCGGGAGGTGCTGAAGCAATACCCCGGCTTGAAACTGATTGCGCATCAAACCGGCGAATGGGACCGCGCCAAGTCTATGTCGCTGATGGAAAACTGGATTCAGTCGTATGGCAAAGACATCAACGCGGTATTTGCCCAAAATGATGAAATGGGTATGGGGGCCGTTAACGCCCTGACGGCCGCCGGGATGAAAGAAAAAGTGATCGTGGTCAGTATCGATGCCATTCCGGATGCGTTGCAGGCGGTTAAAAAGGGAACGTTGGACGCTACCGTTTTTCAAAATGCGCAGCAGCAGGGAGCCCAAGCCATCGAAACTGCCGTGAAGCTTATCAAAGGACAGGCCGCTGACAAAGAAGTATTTATCCCTTTTCAATTGGTGACCAAAGAGAATGTGAGTAAATTTTTAAAATAA
- a CDS encoding ABC transporter permease translates to MNKYVTQLKGIGQYGIAIAFVLICLALSLTTSKFLTLSNWTIIITQVSINALLAFGVTFVIITGGIDLSLGSMVAVTGIVASLLAHPDDYPVVVPVLAGLLAGIGMGAFNGTVITKSKVPPFIVTLGTMTIGRGLALILSKGRPVSNLSDAFNFIGGGTVWGIPFPIIVLIIAFAVCSIVLKKTVLGRYIYAVGGNEQAAKASGIRVNKVKMAVYTICGGLAALAGILLTSRINTGQPNAGAGFELDAIAAAIIGGTSTSGGTGTMTGTLIGALLIGVISNGLDLLNVTSYYQQVVMGAIIIGAVVLDSRNQSAAQR, encoded by the coding sequence ATGAATAAATACGTTACGCAATTAAAAGGAATAGGTCAATACGGTATTGCCATTGCCTTTGTGTTGATCTGCCTTGCTCTGTCGTTAACCACGTCTAAATTCCTGACGCTTTCCAACTGGACCATCATCATCACGCAGGTGTCCATCAATGCCTTATTGGCTTTTGGCGTTACGTTTGTCATCATTACGGGCGGCATTGATCTATCCCTTGGCTCTATGGTAGCCGTGACCGGCATTGTGGCATCATTATTGGCGCATCCGGACGATTATCCCGTTGTGGTGCCCGTGTTGGCGGGTTTATTGGCAGGGATAGGAATGGGCGCATTCAACGGAACCGTCATTACCAAAAGCAAAGTACCGCCGTTCATTGTGACCCTCGGCACCATGACCATCGGGCGCGGGTTGGCGCTGATCTTGAGTAAAGGTCGTCCGGTGTCCAATCTGTCCGATGCATTTAATTTTATCGGCGGCGGCACTGTTTGGGGCATTCCCTTTCCCATCATTGTGCTCATTATTGCCTTTGCGGTGTGTTCGATCGTGCTTAAAAAGACAGTCTTGGGGCGGTATATTTACGCCGTCGGGGGCAATGAGCAGGCGGCAAAAGCGTCAGGCATTCGAGTAAATAAAGTCAAAATGGCGGTTTATACGATATGTGGCGGTTTGGCGGCGTTGGCCGGTATTTTATTGACCTCCAGAATCAACACCGGGCAACCCAACGCAGGGGCGGGATTTGAACTTGATGCCATTGCGGCGGCCATCATTGGCGGAACGAGTACTTCGGGCGGAACGGGTACCATGACGGGTACATTGATTGGAGCGCTATTGATCGGAGTCATCAGCAACGGGCTGGATTTACTCAATGTCACGTCGTATTACCAACAGGTGGTAATGGGAGCCATTATTATCGGGGCGGTGGTATTGGACAGCCGGAATCAGTCGGCAGCACAGCGATAA
- a CDS encoding sugar ABC transporter ATP-binding protein — translation MTPDSDYILQVHGLTKSFSGVKALDNVQLNLRRGEVHALMGENGAGKSTFMKILIGLLTPDAGEIIFEGNELKTGNVKDVLKKGISMIHQEMLIVPELTVAQNIFLGRESTARLPYWPDDRSIDRQSEVLLHQMGVAITARTKMKHLSVAEMQMVEIAKAISNNARVIIMDEPTSAISDKEVATLFNIIKDLKSKGVAIIYISHKMDEIYQIADTITVLRDGKYIGTESAGELDSKSLIAMMVGREIDALFPPSSVAQGEEVLSVRQLGSKGKFNNITFTVHAGEVLGIAGLMGAGRTEIARAIFGLDSYDSGTVFIKGKKVNLKSPHEAIAHGIGYVSEDRKGLGFIPGLSVKENITLASLSAHTKGWLIQSKSENAVAAQMIGDLKIKATDAGQKVRYLSGGNQQKVVIGKVLQASPELIILDEPTRGIDIGAKFEIYKLIRQLTAEGIAVVMISSELPEILGMSDRILVLSKGRQTALLSKEEATQETIMKFAMQH, via the coding sequence ATGACCCCGGATTCGGATTATATTCTTCAGGTACATGGCCTTACCAAATCGTTTTCGGGCGTAAAGGCGCTGGATAACGTGCAGTTGAACCTACGCAGGGGAGAAGTACACGCACTGATGGGCGAAAATGGCGCGGGTAAATCGACTTTCATGAAGATTTTGATCGGCCTGCTCACACCCGATGCCGGCGAAATCATCTTTGAAGGTAACGAACTGAAAACCGGCAATGTCAAAGATGTCCTGAAAAAAGGCATTTCGATGATTCATCAGGAGATGTTGATCGTTCCGGAGCTGACCGTTGCCCAAAATATTTTTTTGGGAAGAGAATCGACCGCCCGGCTGCCCTATTGGCCGGACGACCGCTCCATTGACCGCCAATCGGAGGTGCTTCTTCATCAAATGGGCGTTGCGATCACGGCCCGCACCAAAATGAAGCACCTGAGCGTGGCCGAAATGCAAATGGTGGAAATCGCCAAAGCCATTTCAAACAATGCCAGGGTGATCATCATGGACGAACCCACGTCGGCTATTTCCGACAAAGAAGTGGCTACGCTTTTTAACATCATCAAAGACCTGAAAAGCAAGGGCGTGGCCATCATTTATATCTCGCACAAAATGGACGAGATCTACCAAATCGCCGATACGATCACGGTATTGCGGGATGGGAAGTACATAGGCACTGAAAGTGCAGGCGAATTAGACAGCAAATCCCTCATTGCGATGATGGTAGGGCGGGAAATAGACGCCCTTTTTCCCCCGTCTTCCGTCGCCCAAGGCGAAGAAGTGCTTTCGGTCCGGCAGCTCGGCAGCAAAGGGAAATTTAACAATATTACCTTTACTGTACACGCGGGCGAAGTTCTAGGCATCGCGGGCTTGATGGGAGCCGGCCGTACCGAAATTGCTCGGGCGATATTTGGCCTGGATTCGTACGACAGCGGTACCGTTTTTATTAAAGGCAAGAAGGTAAACCTGAAATCCCCCCACGAAGCCATTGCCCACGGAATCGGCTATGTGAGTGAGGATAGAAAAGGCTTGGGATTCATTCCCGGATTGTCGGTCAAAGAAAATATTACCTTAGCCAGTTTATCCGCCCACACCAAAGGTTGGTTGATTCAGTCTAAAAGTGAAAATGCGGTTGCGGCACAAATGATCGGCGATCTGAAAATAAAAGCAACCGATGCGGGGCAAAAAGTACGTTATCTGAGTGGCGGAAATCAACAAAAAGTAGTGATCGGGAAAGTGCTTCAAGCCTCGCCCGAACTGATCATTCTTGATGAGCCGACGCGCGGTATTGACATTGGGGCCAAATTTGAAATCTATAAACTGATCCGGCAACTGACCGCCGAAGGCATAGCCGTCGTGATGATCTCGTCCGAATTGCCCGAAATCCTGGGCATGAGTGATCGAATCCTGGTACTCTCCAAAGGCCGACAAACAGCGCTGCTTTCCAAGGAAGAAGCCACGCAGGAAACCATTATGAAATTCGCCATGCAGCATTAA
- a CDS encoding carbohydrate binding family 9 domain-containing protein — MNYTFTLAFCLVSFLCFSQDVLLFKPDSVRKEFEAVRVSNNLKIDGHLHDKEWLLAKPKSDFIEIDPRQGELPRHRTEMRALFNQNYLYIGVFNYDTLGKKSIRVIDFKRDFNTRTSDFVGMTIDGFNDRRNAMVFTTNPHGVQRDFLAFDANYIDLDWDGLWRVRTSRSDSGWVAEFAIPWKTLRYAKSDSTFQSWGFNLNRSRRMTNENYAFSPFPRSFNVLRMDYAGIIKGLQPPPPTANVRIQPFFLTSYDRYRNIDGRKPHDGGVKLGGEIKWAISSRAVLDLTFNTDFAQADADRQVNNVTRFSVLFPERRQFFLENASLFGIGVGPASDMSGGSIRIQPFFSRKIGLDGGGNPIPIDAGARFVSRSAKTNYGAMYIHQRGTASSPGTNYFVGRYSENLGKQSRLGALVTVKSDTGNTNIVGNLDGFVRFDEAHSLNWMLNLSHDSKGNVTGAAGAAQYFYATNQWKIWWTQSLISQSYNPAVGFISRTDVIGTTPGIFWFYRGKHIPFKKLIRSFEPSLLVEFYNQASTGRLIERSYGLSPFWIMLQSGGFMGHIMTPTYQYLTEPFSPLGVKIAAGAYNYTRHAVYWGSDGSRKLSFTWNGEYGTYYNGKLNTTNLSVLVAPIPHISITGRFNRNDFRKVGVNATTKNVDLVSVEGRFAANPRLQLIGFYQRNTDTKANNYNIRLSWEYQPLSFIYIVFNKREFLSTTRLDTRSQEDHLIAKISYLRQL, encoded by the coding sequence ATGAACTATACCTTTACCTTGGCGTTTTGCCTGGTCTCGTTTCTTTGTTTTTCGCAGGATGTGCTCCTTTTTAAACCCGATTCCGTTCGAAAAGAATTTGAAGCCGTCCGGGTTTCCAACAACCTCAAAATAGACGGACATCTGCATGATAAAGAATGGCTGTTGGCCAAACCCAAGAGTGACTTTATCGAAATAGACCCCCGCCAAGGCGAACTCCCGCGCCACCGCACCGAAATGCGGGCACTTTTTAACCAAAATTATTTGTACATCGGCGTGTTTAATTACGATACGCTGGGCAAAAAATCCATCCGGGTCATTGATTTCAAACGGGATTTCAACACCCGCACGTCTGATTTTGTGGGCATGACCATCGACGGCTTCAACGACCGCCGCAATGCCATGGTGTTTACGACCAACCCCCACGGCGTACAGCGCGACTTTCTGGCCTTTGATGCCAACTACATTGACCTGGATTGGGACGGGCTCTGGCGCGTGCGTACTTCCCGCTCGGATTCGGGCTGGGTGGCGGAGTTTGCCATTCCCTGGAAAACCCTGCGCTATGCCAAGTCGGACTCTACCTTCCAGAGTTGGGGCTTCAATCTCAACCGAAGTCGGCGCATGACCAACGAAAACTACGCGTTTTCGCCGTTTCCGCGCTCATTCAACGTGTTACGCATGGACTACGCGGGCATCATCAAAGGACTCCAACCGCCCCCTCCGACGGCCAACGTACGGATACAACCGTTCTTCCTGACCTCGTACGACCGCTACCGCAACATAGACGGGCGCAAACCCCACGACGGCGGTGTGAAGTTGGGGGGTGAAATCAAATGGGCCATCAGTTCGCGGGCCGTGTTGGACCTGACCTTTAATACCGACTTCGCACAGGCCGACGCCGACCGACAGGTCAACAACGTGACGCGCTTTTCGGTGCTATTCCCCGAGCGTCGGCAGTTTTTTCTGGAAAATGCCTCGCTCTTCGGCATCGGCGTGGGACCGGCTTCCGACATGTCGGGCGGCTCGATTCGGATTCAGCCCTTTTTCAGCCGAAAGATAGGTTTGGATGGCGGCGGAAACCCCATCCCGATCGATGCCGGGGCCCGTTTTGTGAGCCGCTCGGCCAAGACCAATTACGGAGCCATGTATATTCACCAACGGGGCACGGCCTCTTCGCCGGGCACCAACTATTTTGTGGGGCGCTATTCCGAAAATTTAGGAAAACAAAGTCGTTTGGGAGCGTTGGTCACGGTCAAAAGTGACACGGGAAATACCAATATCGTGGGCAATCTGGACGGTTTTGTGCGGTTTGACGAAGCCCATTCGCTCAACTGGATGCTGAACCTGAGCCACGATTCCAAAGGCAACGTCACGGGCGCAGCGGGCGCGGCGCAGTACTTCTACGCCACCAACCAATGGAAGATCTGGTGGACGCAGTCCCTGATCTCCCAATCGTACAACCCTGCCGTGGGCTTTATTTCCCGTACCGACGTCATCGGGACCACCCCGGGAATTTTTTGGTTTTATCGCGGCAAACACATTCCGTTCAAAAAGCTCATTCGTTCGTTTGAGCCGAGTTTGTTGGTGGAGTTTTATAATCAGGCAAGTACCGGCCGCCTCATTGAGCGTTCGTACGGCCTGAGCCCTTTCTGGATCATGCTCCAGTCGGGCGGATTTATGGGGCACATCATGACGCCCACGTACCAGTACCTGACCGAGCCTTTCAGTCCGTTGGGGGTCAAAATTGCGGCGGGCGCGTACAATTACACGCGTCATGCAGTATATTGGGGCAGTGACGGCTCCCGCAAGCTGAGCTTTACGTGGAACGGCGAATACGGCACCTATTACAACGGAAAGCTCAACACCACCAACCTGAGCGTATTGGTCGCGCCGATCCCGCATATTTCCATCACGGGGCGGTTCAATCGGAATGATTTCCGAAAGGTGGGCGTCAATGCCACCACCAAAAATGTAGATTTAGTATCGGTAGAGGGGCGTTTTGCGGCCAATCCCCGCCTCCAGCTCATTGGCTTTTATCAACGCAACACCGACACCAAAGCCAACAACTACAACATCCGACTGTCGTGGGAGTATCAGCCGCTGTCGTTTATTTACATCGTGTTCAACAAGCGCGAGTTCTTATCCACCACGCGCCTCGATACCCGCAGCCAGGAAGACCACCTCATTGCCAAAATCAGCTATTTGCGGCAGTTATAG